The Sphaerospermopsis torques-reginae ITEP-024 genome has a window encoding:
- a CDS encoding fused DSP-PTPase phosphatase/NAD kinase-like protein, with amino-acid sequence MIDNVLPINIVRKINQDLAISGQITPDQLQQLADDGYKSVLNLCFADEPSFWHNEQEKSQLLGLSYVNLPTKIENLTHPSANQIFQIIKEIPKPLLIHCDNSKRSAAIVLLYISTKQGIAFDQVWQKTINLDLL; translated from the coding sequence ATGATTGACAATGTGCTGCCAATTAATATTGTCAGAAAGATTAATCAGGATTTAGCAATAAGTGGACAAATTACACCAGATCAACTACAACAACTGGCTGATGATGGTTATAAGTCTGTGCTAAATCTATGTTTTGCAGATGAACCAAGCTTCTGGCACAATGAACAGGAAAAAAGTCAACTTTTAGGATTATCCTATGTTAATCTGCCTACAAAAATTGAAAATCTCACACATCCATCTGCAAACCAGATTTTTCAAATTATTAAGGAAATTCCTAAACCACTGTTAATACATTGTGATAATTCCAAACGTTCAGCAGCTATAGTATTATTATATATTTCTACTAAACAGGGAATTGCCTTTGACCAAGTGTGGCAAAAAACTATTAATTTAGACCTGCTATAG
- a CDS encoding dihydroorotate dehydrogenase-like protein translates to MNITTTYLGLELKSPLVPSASPLSQEVDNIKLMEDAGAAAVVMHSLFEEQLTLEKFELYHHLTYGTESFAEALTYFPEPTNFNVGPEEYLDHIRKAKEQVDIPIIASLNGSSLGGWTEYGKLMQEAGASALELNIYYVPTDPDLTSAEIEQNYIDILSSVKRAVTIPVAVKLSPYFTNTANIAKRLDQAGADGLVLFNRFYQPDINLETLDVEPHVLLSTPQAMRLPLRWIAILYGHIQGSLAATSGIHNAHDVIKMLMVGANATMLCSVLLRHGIDHIRCLEKDLREWMETHEYESVKQMQGSMSQLNCPDPSAFERAQYMKALQSYKPEWGRQVQMSTQMR, encoded by the coding sequence ATGAACATCACAACAACATATCTAGGATTAGAATTAAAATCACCCCTTGTACCTTCAGCTTCTCCCCTTTCTCAAGAAGTTGATAACATCAAATTAATGGAAGATGCTGGTGCTGCTGCTGTGGTGATGCACTCGCTTTTTGAAGAACAATTAACCCTAGAAAAATTTGAATTATATCATCATCTAACTTACGGTACAGAAAGTTTTGCAGAAGCTTTAACATATTTTCCTGAACCCACTAATTTTAATGTTGGTCCAGAGGAATATTTAGACCATATTAGAAAAGCCAAAGAACAAGTAGATATTCCTATTATTGCTAGTTTAAATGGTTCTTCCTTGGGTGGTTGGACTGAATATGGTAAACTCATGCAAGAAGCAGGAGCATCCGCACTAGAATTAAATATTTATTATGTTCCCACTGACCCAGATTTAACCAGCGCAGAAATTGAACAGAATTATATTGATATTCTCTCATCTGTTAAACGTGCAGTCACAATTCCTGTAGCTGTAAAACTCAGTCCTTATTTTACTAATACTGCCAATATTGCTAAACGTTTAGATCAGGCTGGGGCTGATGGTTTAGTATTATTTAATCGGTTCTATCAACCAGATATTAATTTAGAAACTTTGGATGTTGAACCTCATGTACTGTTAAGTACACCCCAAGCTATGCGTTTACCTCTACGCTGGATAGCTATTCTTTATGGTCATATTCAAGGTAGTCTGGCTGCAACTAGCGGTATTCACAACGCCCATGATGTGATCAAAATGTTGATGGTGGGGGCTAATGCAACTATGCTGTGTTCTGTGTTGTTACGGCATGGTATTGATCATATTCGGTGTTTAGAAAAAGATTTGCGGGAATGGATGGAAACCCATGAATATGAGTCAGTTAAACAGATGCAAGGTAGTATGAGTCAGCTTAACTGCCCTGATCCTAGCGCCTTTGAACGCGCTCAGTATATGAAAGCTTTGCAAAGTTACAAACCAGAATGGGGTAGACAAGTACAGATGTCAACACAGATGAGGTGA
- a CDS encoding ATP-dependent 6-phosphofructokinase yields MKKRIGILTSGGDCPGLNCVIRAAVSHATLTFNWEVVGIPYATQGLLERQTIPLNLHGWDLRGIDPLINMGGTILGSINKGDTLAAAPAILASYEALGLDALIAVGGDGSLKIIHELANMGSWNLVAIPKTIDNDVALTERSIGFDTAVNTVVDAINRLTFTAASHDRVMIVEVMGRTAGHLALYSGIAGGADVILIPEIPYTVKGICDHLQELRDRWRRKFAIILVAEGATPCLEDLSDGHTCSLENAPSDHITSPKCGRGQYIADQISSLTHHFVDTRVSVLGHIQRGGIPSALDRLIATAFGKTAVDLIAQEKYDQMLAWKNGEVVAVPIQDALDKSPALVDPKCDLVQIAHSLGIYIGEK; encoded by the coding sequence ATGAAAAAACGTATCGGTATTCTTACAAGTGGTGGTGACTGTCCTGGTTTAAATTGTGTGATTCGTGCTGCTGTTAGTCATGCGACTCTTACATTTAATTGGGAAGTTGTCGGTATTCCTTATGCCACCCAAGGTTTATTAGAACGACAAACTATACCCCTAAATTTGCACGGTTGGGATCTACGTGGTATTGATCCTTTAATTAATATGGGGGGAACGATTTTAGGTAGTATTAATAAAGGGGATACTTTAGCTGCTGCACCAGCAATTTTAGCTAGTTATGAAGCTTTGGGTTTAGATGCTTTAATTGCTGTTGGTGGTGATGGTAGTTTAAAGATTATCCATGAATTAGCAAATATGGGTAGTTGGAATTTAGTTGCTATTCCCAAAACTATTGATAATGATGTCGCTTTAACTGAAAGATCAATTGGTTTTGATACAGCAGTAAATACAGTTGTTGATGCTATTAATCGTCTCACATTTACGGCTGCAAGTCACGACCGAGTGATGATTGTGGAAGTTATGGGACGTACTGCGGGACATTTAGCATTATATTCTGGTATTGCTGGGGGTGCTGATGTGATTTTAATTCCTGAAATTCCTTATACTGTCAAGGGTATTTGTGATCATTTACAGGAATTGCGCGATCGCTGGCGACGCAAATTTGCTATTATTCTTGTGGCTGAAGGTGCTACCCCTTGTTTAGAAGATTTAAGTGATGGCCATACTTGCAGTTTAGAAAATGCCCCTTCTGATCATATTACATCCCCTAAATGTGGTCGTGGTCAATATATTGCTGATCAAATTTCTAGTTTAACTCACCATTTTGTAGATACCAGAGTATCGGTTTTAGGACATATTCAAAGGGGTGGTATTCCCTCAGCTTTAGATCGTCTTATAGCCACAGCTTTTGGTAAAACCGCAGTTGATTTAATCGCCCAAGAAAAATATGATCAAATGTTAGCTTGGAAAAATGGAGAAGTTGTAGCTGTTCCTATCCAAGATGCTTTGGATAAAAGTCCTGCTCTTGTTGATCCTAAATGTGATTTAGTCCAAATTGCTCACTCTTTGGGTATATATATAGGAGAAAAATAA
- a CDS encoding PAS domain S-box protein, which produces MQLNDQLVTSKSVHQIIDRCPLRISPDSPVMDAIVLIQEQSNSPEIVNASESLPKSKDRSYVLVVEERHLLGIFTLRDIVRLKEFKWNLLNTKITEVMTKEVITLRESELQDITTVLSILQQHGIHYLPIVDDREELVGIVRESDLLAELDLVKIVGVVESLQKYFQESQQPAHNRYRECKYHNKQTEEVCCKNQNIIHRLVAEKVANEIKINEELQQTLEELQIVEEELRQQNEQLVVAREIVELESRRYQNLFEFTPCGYLVTDQWGNIQQANHAASTLLSVDIKYLVGKPLKLYIAKEDSHTFISRLADLEQFPEWEISIQPRKGEPFPASVKVAPEPGQVEYYGGIGEDITERKLADQTLRESEERLTLALEAVKMGIWDWNMTTNTYIWSAHVGPLYGLPKGSLCPPTCSDFLDLIHPEDIQVFTQELNLAIEQKTEFSVEYRAVWPDGSLHWLSTRGKVYCDKQSQPIRVIGTTRDISDRKQKEQQIYEQAALLDIATDAIFVRDFDTKILFWSRGAERIYGWTQDEAVGKNLQDLFCPKTALQKEVNALKTVIKLGTWQGELRKKTKSGQEIILESRWTLMFDAEGQPKSILVVDTNITERKKLEDQFYRTQRLESIGTLAGGIAHDLNNILTPILTATQLLKGKLAKNPERHPQMLDIIENNAQRGSALVRQVLSFARGLKGEKTIVQVKHLITEIIQIAKQTFPKSIEFSTQIPENLWTVSGDTTQLHQVLMNLVVNAHDAMPAGGMLTITAENMFIDEAYARMNLESKVGHYIVITVTDTGIGISSEILDRIFEPFFTTKEVGTGTGLGLPTALGIIKSHHGFVTVSSLVGKGSTFKVFLPSLESPPIPSLEQLEIEPGKGELILVVDDEPQILDVARMILENNNYQTLTASNGIEAIALYAQYKQEISVVLIDMMMPEMDGVTTIRTMQKMNPDVQVIACSGLGTIELLPESRETKVQAVLLKPYTANDLLHSLNQVMDNGELTMEN; this is translated from the coding sequence ATGCAATTAAACGATCAGCTAGTTACTTCAAAGAGTGTACATCAAATTATTGATCGTTGTCCCTTGAGGATTAGCCCTGATAGCCCTGTAATGGATGCTATTGTCTTGATTCAAGAACAAAGTAACAGCCCAGAAATAGTCAACGCCTCAGAATCATTACCAAAAAGCAAAGATAGAAGCTATGTTTTAGTGGTAGAAGAAAGGCATTTATTAGGGATATTTACCCTGAGAGATATAGTTCGGTTAAAAGAGTTTAAATGGAATTTATTGAATACAAAAATAACTGAAGTGATGACCAAGGAAGTTATCACACTAAGAGAATCAGAATTGCAAGACATTACCACAGTTTTGTCAATCTTGCAGCAACATGGAATCCATTATTTACCCATTGTGGATGATAGGGAAGAACTGGTAGGAATAGTTAGAGAATCTGACCTGTTAGCAGAATTGGATTTAGTGAAAATAGTTGGTGTTGTTGAGAGTTTACAAAAATATTTCCAAGAGTCACAACAGCCCGCGCATAATAGATACCGTGAGTGTAAATATCACAATAAGCAAACAGAGGAAGTATGCTGTAAAAATCAAAATATTATACACAGATTGGTAGCAGAAAAAGTTGCCAACGAGATAAAAATTAACGAAGAACTTCAGCAAACTCTAGAAGAACTGCAAATTGTTGAGGAAGAACTACGCCAACAAAACGAACAACTCGTTGTTGCTCGTGAGATTGTAGAATTAGAAAGCCGGCGTTATCAAAATTTGTTTGAATTTACACCCTGTGGTTATTTAGTAACTGATCAATGGGGCAACATTCAACAGGCCAATCATGCAGCATCAACCTTGCTATCTGTAGACATAAAATATCTAGTAGGCAAGCCACTCAAGCTTTATATTGCTAAAGAAGATAGCCATACCTTTATATCCCGGCTGGCAGATTTAGAACAATTCCCAGAATGGGAAATTAGTATCCAACCACGAAAGGGAGAACCTTTCCCTGCTAGTGTGAAAGTAGCTCCTGAACCAGGGCAAGTGGAATACTATGGTGGCATTGGTGAAGATATTACCGAGCGTAAACTGGCTGACCAAACTTTGCGGGAAAGTGAAGAGCGACTAACTTTAGCCCTGGAAGCGGTCAAAATGGGAATATGGGATTGGAACATGACCACCAATACCTATATATGGTCTGCTCATGTAGGTCCATTGTACGGATTGCCCAAGGGTAGTTTGTGTCCACCAACTTGTTCAGATTTCTTAGATTTAATTCATCCTGAAGACATTCAGGTTTTTACTCAAGAACTGAATCTTGCCATTGAGCAAAAAACCGAGTTTAGTGTTGAATATCGGGCTGTTTGGCCTGACGGTAGCCTGCACTGGTTAAGCACCAGAGGAAAAGTCTACTGTGACAAACAAAGTCAGCCAATACGGGTAATTGGTACAACTAGAGATATATCTGATCGCAAACAAAAAGAACAGCAAATCTACGAGCAAGCGGCTTTATTAGATATCGCTACCGATGCTATTTTTGTGCGAGATTTTGACACAAAAATCCTCTTTTGGAGTCGGGGGGCAGAAAGGATATATGGTTGGACTCAGGATGAAGCTGTAGGCAAAAACCTTCAGGATCTTTTCTGCCCTAAAACTGCACTACAAAAAGAAGTAAACGCCCTGAAAACAGTAATTAAGTTGGGAACTTGGCAAGGTGAGTTACGTAAAAAAACCAAATCTGGCCAGGAAATTATTCTGGAAAGTCGTTGGACATTGATGTTTGATGCTGAGGGACAACCAAAATCCATCTTAGTTGTAGATACTAATATTACAGAAAGAAAAAAACTAGAAGATCAATTTTACCGTACCCAAAGATTAGAAAGCATTGGAACTTTAGCTGGTGGTATTGCCCACGATTTAAATAATATATTGACACCTATTTTAACTGCAACCCAATTACTTAAAGGCAAACTTGCTAAAAATCCAGAACGCCATCCCCAAATGCTCGATATTATTGAAAATAATGCTCAACGAGGTTCAGCTTTAGTCAGACAAGTTTTATCCTTTGCGCGAGGTTTAAAAGGAGAAAAAACAATAGTACAAGTTAAACACCTGATTACAGAAATTATTCAAATTGCTAAACAGACATTCCCCAAATCTATTGAATTTAGCACTCAAATACCTGAAAATCTTTGGACTGTTTCTGGAGATACTACACAACTACATCAGGTATTAATGAACCTGGTAGTTAATGCCCATGATGCCATGCCAGCAGGTGGAATGCTAACAATTACTGCGGAAAATATGTTTATTGATGAAGCTTATGCACGGATGAATCTTGAGTCCAAAGTCGGGCATTATATTGTGATTACTGTCACCGATACAGGAATAGGAATTTCATCAGAAATATTAGACAGAATTTTTGAGCCATTTTTCACTACTAAAGAAGTTGGTACTGGGACAGGATTGGGTTTACCAACAGCGTTAGGAATTATTAAAAGTCATCATGGTTTTGTAACAGTTTCTAGCCTGGTTGGTAAAGGCAGTACATTTAAAGTCTTCTTACCATCATTAGAATCTCCTCCAATCCCTAGTTTAGAGCAATTGGAAATAGAACCAGGCAAAGGAGAATTGATTTTGGTAGTTGATGATGAACCTCAAATACTTGATGTGGCTAGAATGATCCTGGAAAATAACAACTACCAGACTTTGACTGCTAGTAATGGCATTGAAGCGATCGCTCTTTATGCCCAATATAAACAGGAAATCAGTGTAGTTTTAATAGATATGATGATGCCTGAAATGGATGGTGTCACTACTATTCGCACTATGCAAAAAATGAACCCAGATGTACAAGTGATTGCTTGCAGTGGACTGGGTACAATAGAGTTATTACCGGAATCACGAGAAACAAAAGTTCAAGCAGTGTTATTAAAACCTTACACTGCCAATGATTTATTGCACAGTTTAAATCAGGTAATGGACAATGGAGAATTGACAATGGAAAATTGA
- a CDS encoding HetP family heterocyst commitment protein translates to MNYRASSSPATFENVITPDELNQIIEAIADGRYSWACVLILRFIGYNPLHYIPQRTYSRIMKENSQVVTTSTSTTKQKLQSVNNDHRGTSSPTFNNN, encoded by the coding sequence ATGAATTACCGAGCTTCTTCTTCTCCAGCTACCTTTGAGAATGTTATTACTCCTGACGAATTAAATCAGATTATTGAAGCGATTGCGGATGGGAGATATTCCTGGGCTTGTGTGTTGATTTTGCGTTTTATTGGCTATAATCCACTGCATTATATACCCCAGCGAACTTATAGCAGAATCATGAAAGAAAATAGCCAAGTTGTCACAACATCAACATCTACAACTAAACAGAAATTGCAATCTGTCAATAATGATCATCGGGGAACTTCATCTCCAACTTTCAACAATAACTAA
- the nifJ gene encoding pyruvate:ferredoxin (flavodoxin) oxidoreductase: MKTRTFATIDGNEAVARVAYPLNEVIAIYPITPSSPMAEWSDAWMSENKPNIWGTVPTVVQLQSEGGVAGAVHGALQTGALTTTFTASQGLMLMIPNMYKIAGELTPTVFHIAARSLAAQALSIFGDHSDVMATRGSGFAMLCSASVQEAQDFAVISTRASLESRIPFLHFFDGFRTSHEVDKVETLTTEELQKIIPIELVIAHRSRALTPDNPVLRGTAQNPDVYFQARETVNPFYLACPDITQKVMDQFAEITGREYKLFEYHGDPQAERIIILMGSGCETVHETVDYLNKQGEKVGVVKVRLYRPFDTQRFIDALPKTTQSIAVLDRTKEPGATGEPLYTDVVTALAENQLNNIQVVGGRYGLSSKEFTPAMVKAVFDNLTVETPKNHFTVGINDDVTHTSLEYDPEFNIEPDSIVRAIFYGLGADGTVGANKNSIKIIGEETDNYAQGYFVYDSKKSGSVTVSHLRFGTQQIRSTYLITKANFVACHQWEFVEKFPMLKDIVPGGTFLLNAPYDKDEVWDKLPASMQEEIINKNLKFYVINAYKVARETGMGGRINTVMQTCFFAVSGVLPREEAIEQIKKSIRKTYGKKGEEIVQMNIQAVDKTLDNLHEITTKELKKELSSVTCNLSPIPDYAPVFVRDVLGKIIAREGDDLPVSALPCDGSYPTGTSKWEKRNIALEIPVWDPDVCIQCGKCVMVCPHSVIRGKVYEPEQLENAPATFKSANAKEHDWHDLKFTIQVAAEDCTGCALCVDVCPAKNKAEPKKKAINMAEQRPLREQERENWDFFLNLPNPDRRNLKLNRINQQQMQEPLFEFSGACGGCGETPYIKLATQLFGDRMIVANATGCSSIYGGNLPTTPWTKNAEGRGPAWSNSLFEDNAEFGLGFRVSIDKQAEIAAYLLQQLAPQIGESLVTDILNAEQKDEADIYEQRERVSILKAKLDEIINADEHRLTQMKEDDIGVHQRLSAFKNLKSLADYLVKKSVWIIGGDGWAYDIGYGGLDHVIASGRNVNILVLDTEVYSNTGGQMSKSTPKGAVAKFAAGGKPATKKDLGLIAMTYGNVYVASVAMGARDEHTLKAFLEAEAYDGPSIIIAYSHCVAHGINMATGMQNQKAAVDSGRWLLYRYNPDRVEQGQNPLQLDSRTPRIPVENSMYMENRFKMLTKINSERAKELLQEAQADVNTRWQMYQYLAARKLQESQHQEPENKPVENPNPQAESNSNNKGVTTSNR, encoded by the coding sequence ATGAAAACCAGAACATTTGCCACCATAGACGGTAATGAAGCAGTTGCCAGAGTAGCCTATCCACTCAATGAAGTTATTGCCATTTATCCCATTACACCATCTTCACCGATGGCAGAATGGTCTGATGCTTGGATGAGTGAAAATAAACCCAATATTTGGGGAACTGTTCCCACAGTGGTACAGTTGCAAAGTGAAGGGGGCGTTGCCGGTGCGGTGCATGGTGCATTACAAACCGGTGCACTGACTACCACTTTTACAGCATCTCAGGGATTAATGTTAATGATCCCGAATATGTACAAAATTGCTGGTGAACTTACACCTACAGTATTTCATATTGCAGCCAGATCATTAGCGGCTCAAGCATTATCAATTTTCGGTGATCATAGTGATGTCATGGCTACTAGAGGTTCTGGTTTTGCCATGTTATGCTCTGCATCTGTACAAGAAGCTCAAGATTTTGCCGTTATTTCTACCCGTGCAAGTTTAGAATCTCGCATTCCTTTCTTACACTTTTTTGATGGTTTTCGCACCTCTCACGAAGTAGATAAAGTAGAAACATTAACAACTGAAGAATTACAAAAAATCATCCCCATAGAATTAGTTATAGCCCATCGTTCACGGGCATTAACTCCAGATAACCCAGTATTAAGAGGAACAGCCCAAAACCCCGATGTTTACTTCCAAGCACGGGAAACAGTGAACCCATTTTATTTAGCTTGCCCAGATATCACTCAGAAGGTAATGGATCAATTCGCCGAAATTACAGGGCGAGAATATAAACTATTTGAATATCATGGAGATCCCCAAGCAGAAAGAATAATTATCCTCATGGGTTCTGGTTGTGAAACGGTCCATGAAACAGTAGATTATCTCAACAAACAAGGAGAAAAAGTTGGTGTAGTTAAAGTTAGATTATATCGACCTTTTGACACCCAAAGATTTATTGATGCTTTACCAAAAACTACTCAAAGTATTGCCGTTTTAGATCGGACAAAAGAACCAGGCGCAACAGGTGAACCACTGTATACAGATGTGGTTACAGCTTTAGCAGAAAATCAACTTAATAATATTCAAGTTGTCGGTGGAAGATATGGGTTATCTTCTAAAGAATTTACACCCGCAATGGTAAAAGCTGTATTTGATAATTTGACTGTGGAAACACCAAAAAATCATTTTACAGTTGGAATTAACGATGATGTCACCCACACTAGCCTAGAATATGACCCAGAATTTAACATTGAACCTGATAGCATAGTGAGGGCAATATTCTATGGTTTAGGTGCTGATGGTACAGTCGGTGCAAACAAAAACTCCATCAAAATTATCGGTGAAGAAACAGATAATTATGCTCAAGGTTATTTTGTTTACGACTCTAAAAAATCTGGTTCTGTCACAGTTTCTCATTTGCGGTTTGGAACTCAACAAATTCGCTCTACCTATTTAATTACCAAAGCTAACTTCGTCGCTTGTCATCAATGGGAATTTGTAGAAAAATTCCCGATGTTAAAAGATATCGTTCCTGGTGGCACATTCTTACTTAACGCACCTTATGACAAAGATGAAGTATGGGATAAATTACCTGCTTCCATGCAAGAAGAGATAATTAACAAAAATCTCAAATTCTACGTCATTAATGCCTATAAAGTTGCACGGGAAACGGGCATGGGTGGACGTATTAACACCGTCATGCAAACTTGTTTCTTTGCTGTTTCCGGTGTTTTACCAAGAGAAGAAGCAATAGAACAAATTAAAAAATCAATCCGTAAAACCTACGGAAAAAAAGGTGAAGAAATCGTCCAAATGAACATCCAAGCAGTTGATAAAACCTTGGATAACCTGCACGAAATCACAACTAAAGAACTGAAAAAAGAACTGTCATCTGTAACCTGTAACCTGTCACCTATACCCGATTATGCACCTGTATTTGTGCGTGATGTTTTAGGGAAAATAATTGCGAGGGAAGGTGATGATTTACCAGTGAGTGCATTACCTTGTGATGGTTCATATCCCACAGGAACATCAAAATGGGAAAAACGCAATATTGCCCTAGAAATTCCTGTTTGGGACCCAGACGTTTGCATTCAATGTGGTAAATGTGTGATGGTATGTCCCCACAGTGTAATTAGGGGTAAAGTTTATGAACCTGAACAGTTAGAAAATGCCCCTGCAACCTTCAAGAGTGCAAATGCAAAAGAACATGATTGGCATGATTTAAAATTTACCATTCAAGTAGCAGCAGAAGATTGTACAGGTTGTGCTTTATGTGTGGATGTATGTCCAGCGAAAAATAAAGCCGAACCTAAGAAAAAAGCCATTAATATGGCAGAACAAAGACCATTAAGAGAACAAGAACGGGAAAACTGGGATTTCTTCTTAAATTTACCAAATCCAGACCGCCGCAATTTGAAGTTGAATAGAATTAATCAACAACAAATGCAAGAACCGTTATTTGAGTTCTCTGGTGCTTGTGGAGGATGTGGAGAAACACCGTATATTAAATTAGCAACTCAATTATTTGGCGATCGCATGATCGTCGCTAACGCTACCGGTTGTTCATCCATCTATGGCGGTAACTTACCTACCACACCTTGGACTAAAAACGCTGAAGGTAGAGGTCCAGCATGGTCCAATAGTTTATTTGAAGATAACGCCGAATTTGGTTTAGGTTTCCGCGTTTCTATTGATAAACAAGCAGAAATAGCAGCTTATTTACTCCAACAACTTGCACCCCAAATAGGCGAATCTCTAGTTACAGATATCCTCAACGCTGAACAAAAAGACGAAGCGGATATTTATGAACAAAGAGAACGGGTATCTATTCTCAAAGCAAAATTGGATGAAATTATCAACGCAGATGAACACAGATTAACGCAGATGAAAGAAGACGATATCGGCGTTCATCAGCGTCTATCTGCGTTCAAAAATCTCAAATCCTTAGCTGATTATTTAGTGAAAAAGAGTGTTTGGATTATTGGTGGTGATGGTTGGGCGTATGATATTGGTTACGGTGGATTAGATCATGTAATTGCCAGTGGTCGCAATGTGAATATTCTGGTATTAGACACAGAAGTTTATTCTAACACTGGCGGTCAAATGTCCAAATCTACCCCCAAAGGTGCAGTGGCAAAATTCGCCGCAGGTGGTAAACCAGCAACTAAAAAAGACCTGGGTTTAATAGCCATGACCTATGGTAATGTTTACGTTGCTAGTGTGGCAATGGGTGCAAGAGATGAACACACATTAAAAGCTTTCTTAGAAGCAGAAGCTTACGATGGACCATCAATAATTATCGCCTACAGTCATTGTGTAGCTCATGGTATTAATATGGCTACAGGAATGCAAAATCAAAAAGCTGCTGTAGACTCTGGACGCTGGTTATTGTATCGTTATAATCCAGATCGTGTAGAACAAGGACAAAACCCATTACAACTTGATTCACGCACACCCAGAATACCAGTAGAAAATTCCATGTACATGGAAAATAGATTTAAAATGTTGACCAAAATTAACTCAGAAAGGGCAAAAGAACTACTACAAGAAGCCCAAGCTGATGTTAATACTCGTTGGCAAATGTACCAATATTTAGCCGCCAGAAAATTACAGGAAAGTCAACATCAAGAACCAGAAAATAAACCTGTTGAAAATCCTAACCCACAAGCAGAATCAAATAGTAATAACAAAGGTGTAACCACCTCCAACCGTTAA